In Thermostichus vulcanus str. 'Rupite', the sequence GTTTCTGAGTCCACCCAACCGATCTGGTCAAACAAAGGACCGTTGCCAATGGGCATAAACTCAATGAAACGCACATGCCAACGCCGCTCCAGGGTAAGGGCGGCCAGCTCTTCCACTTCTCCTTCATTGACCCCAGGAATCACCACCACATTCAGCTTCAAGGGATCAAACCCCACTTGGTAAGCGGCCTGGATCCCGGCCCAAACCTGTTGCCAGCGATCCCGCCCCGTGATTTGCTTGAAGGTGTCGGCATCGAGGGAATCCAGACTGATGTTGATGCGGCGCAAACCAGCGTCGTACAGGGGTTGGGCTTTCTGGGCTAGGTTAAAGCCGTTGGTGGTCAGGGCCACATCCTCGACCCCAGGCAAACGACACAGGGTATGGATCAGTTGTTCTAAGCCTGGTCGCAGCAGCGGTTCTCCACCGGTGAGGCGAAAGCGATTAATGCCGAGGGGCAAGAAGACCTCTTCAATGAGAGTGAGCAGCTCTGGATCGGTGAGGCGCTCTGAGGTTTGCAGCCAGGCCAACTCTGCTTCGCTGGGCATACAGTACTGGCAGCGGAAATTGCAACGGTCGATCAGGCTGATGCGCAGGTAGTTGACAACAGGCATAGATAAGTTGGCCTAAAGAGAGGGATCCCTATGAGAACCCCTCGGTTGTCTACGGGTTATCCAACAGAGGATCAGAGGAATGCCCATTCGTGCTTGTAATGAAGATCTCAAAAATTAAGATCTAATTAAGATCTTAATAAGATCTGAAACTAAGATCCCATTGTAGGTTCAACTTCCAGAGACGTTGGGGTGACAACTCCCACCGCTAAGCTGCGCTGTAGCGGGGGCTTCTCAGATTCACAAATGAGAGTTGCTGCTTCACAGGACTCGTACCCAAGTATCCTCCACAGCCAGCAAACGCCTGTCCCAGCGTCCGTTCTGCCCGATGCAAAAGGTTCCGTGCTGCATTCCAGTCCCGGTCTATTTCT encodes:
- the moaA gene encoding GTP 3',8-cyclase MoaA — encoded protein: MPVVNYLRISLIDRCNFRCQYCMPSEAELAWLQTSERLTDPELLTLIEEVFLPLGINRFRLTGGEPLLRPGLEQLIHTLCRLPGVEDVALTTNGFNLAQKAQPLYDAGLRRINISLDSLDADTFKQITGRDRWQQVWAGIQAAYQVGFDPLKLNVVVIPGVNEGEVEELAALTLERRWHVRFIEFMPIGNGPLFDQIGWVDSETLRQRIRARFGLEPGFVAGNGPADVFRIPGAQGTLGFISQMSECFCDRCNRMRLSSEGWLRPCLLNESGQINLRDPLRAGIPIEHLRQQVQDLLAIKPDIHFKGRDKGIQGAYRRTMSQIGG